Proteins encoded together in one Prevotella scopos JCM 17725 window:
- the rpsJ gene encoding 30S ribosomal protein S10, with amino-acid sequence MSQKIRIKLKSYDHQLVDKSAEKIVKAVKATGAIVSGPIPLPTHKRIYTVNRSTFVNKKSREQFQLSDFKRLIDIYSSTAKTVDALMKLELPSGVEVEIKV; translated from the coding sequence ATGAGTCAGAAGATTCGTATTAAGCTGAAGTCTTACGACCACCAGTTGGTTGACAAGTCAGCAGAGAAGATTGTGAAGGCTGTTAAGGCTACAGGCGCTATCGTTAGCGGTCCTATTCCATTGCCAACACACAAGCGTATTTACACTGTAAACCGCTCTACATTCGTTAACAAGAAGTCACGTGAGCAGTTCCAGCTCTCAGATTTCAAGCGCCTTATCGACATTTATAGCTCTACAGCAAAGACTGTTGACGCTTTGATGAAGCTTGAATTGCCT